From Lathamus discolor isolate bLatDis1 chromosome 24, bLatDis1.hap1, whole genome shotgun sequence:
AAAGGTTTTCCAAGGGATCCAAGGGGTTGGGTGCACCGGGATGAGTGGGAGACGCTCGCACCCCtcttctgcagagcactttTCCATGGCCACCAAGAGATGCTCCTGGGAGCACCTCaagcaggagaggggaggaagagcagaggagggcaCCGCGTCCCCTCTGAGCCCTGGACCTGCACCTCTGAGGGCTGAGGATGTGGGGTtgagggtgctggggggttccgatggggaagagaaggctcaggggggacctgatggctccctacaagtgcctgacaggatggagccaggaggggctgggctctgctcccaaggaacaagggatgggacaagaggaactggcctcaagctgccccagggcaggtttagatggagctgaggaacaattcctgccccagagggtgctcaggcattggaacaggctgcccagggcagggctgcaggcaccggccctgcgagtgctcacaccccctcagtgccatggggcactGGTGGCAGTGGTTggattggatgagctttaagctcttTCCCAACCTGACGATTCCCTGCTCCTATGACCCGGCAGAGCTGGGATGGGGGAACAGCGGCTCTGAGCGCCCTACCTGCCCCATCCCTTCTgccccctctcctcccaggcagGGTCCATGGGGTGAAGGAAACGGTGCTGGGCACCTTGGGGAAGGCGACGAGGCTGCGGATCCCCCCGGACCTCCGGGACCTCACCCTGCGCTTCGGAGCTGCCGTCTGGAAGCGGGACACCGAGGACCCGCAGAGGAAGCTCATCCTGCTCAAGTACGCGGATGGGAACTACACCAACTACGTGCAGGACCGAACCCGCTTCCATGAGCTGGACTTCTCCCTGGAGATCCTGAACACCAGCCGGCAGGACGGGCAGCTCTACGAGTACACAGTGAGCAAGGGGCCGGAGGAGAAGGTCTGGCGGATACAGCTGGAGGTCTATGGTGAGCCGTGGTGCTGCGGGAGCGCTGTGCCGGATGCTCCCAGCCTCTTGcggtgctgggagcagggggacaAGGCGGGTGGGAGATGCCCACCCTGATGTCAAGGTGCTGCAGTGAGTCCAAGACCCCACCTGCATCCTGTCAGGAGCATCTGGGTTCATGCTGAGCATCTCCCTCTCTGATGCTGTTTGCACCTTAGACCGGACCCTATGGAATTAGGAGCCATTTGGATTTCCCAGGCACAACAACGgcctcttccctccttctctccagAGCCGGTGTCTGATCCCAGCATCCAGATCCTCAGCTGGGTGCTGGCCAATGGCACCTGCAACATCACCCTCAACTGCACTGCGGAGCGAGGGGACAGCATCTCCTACAGCTGGGGCAGTGCAGACACCAGCACCTCGGGGCCCTGCTCCCGCAACAGCAGCCTCCTGCACCTCACCTTCCCCCTGCAGAGCTCCAGCgtctcctgctcctgcaccacCAGCAACCCCGTCAGCACCCGCGTTGTCGCCTTCAACTCCTCCCAGTGCAGCCATAAGCAAACGGGTGAGTCCCCAACCCAGCTCCCTCCAGCCTCTTGCTCCTGCCCTTGCTTTGCAGGGGACTTTCTCAAGCTGCTTTAGGCAGCCTCTAAGGAGCCTTTTGCAAGCCAAGGGTCAGCTCGGGGCTGCTTCAGAAGAGGAAGGATGTGGGGGTTCAGATCCCACCTCCCTCCGCGGCCGCTGCGCCCCGGTGCTCGAGGCTCGTGTGAAAGCAGGAGGCTGCATGGTTTGGGGAGCAGAGCCCCCTCAGTGGCAGCTTCCCCCTCGCGGGCTCCTGAGGCCAGGTCACGCTCCCTCCCATGGGGGTTTCCTTGTGATGTGGGGGACTTTCTCCAGGCCCGGGCTGTGCCGTGGCTGCCCCTTTCCCTGGGGACCCAAAGGTGACCTCATGCTACAGCCCTGGGGGAAAAGCAGGAGGGGCTCTTAGAAAAGGGAGATGCTGAAATGAGGCGTTCCAGGGGCATCTGGGGCTTGTTCCTCTGCCCTCCTTGCCCCAAACCCCCTTGCACCCCTGTGTGATGTGACCATTGGTGGTCCAAGAGcaaggctggagctgcagagctc
This genomic window contains:
- the LOC136004043 gene encoding signaling lymphocytic activation molecule-like isoform X1, which codes for MTRQSWDGGTAALSALPAPSLLPPLLPGRVHGVKETVLGTLGKATRLRIPPDLRDLTLRFGAAVWKRDTEDPQRKLILLKYADGNYTNYVQDRTRFHELDFSLEILNTSRQDGQLYEYTVSKGPEEKVWRIQLEVYEPVSDPSIQILSWVLANGTCNITLNCTAERGDSISYSWGSADTSTSGPCSRNSSLLHLTFPLQSSSVSCSCTTSNPVSTRVVAFNSSQCSHKQTGSAGLGPQRLLLMVVVPMAAVMLIGVLMAARVAKPSAGQEGSALAEDSAVHTIYSQVQRRQKQKGASITEHPSCITIYTTATGQPLDTALVPSTAPCAPRDPLAQPHTLQGHLVQSPSKEPTTVYASVMMPTA
- the LOC136004043 gene encoding signaling lymphocytic activation molecule-like isoform X2, producing the protein MGWAVRLCLLVTLGCPWGRVHGVKETVLGTLGKATRLRIPPDLRDLTLRFGAAVWKRDTEDPQRKLILLKYADGNYTNYVQDRTRFHELDFSLEILNTSRQDGQLYEYTVSKGPEEKVWRIQLEVYEPVSDPSIQILSWVLANGTCNITLNCTAERGDSISYSWGSADTSTSGPCSRNSSLLHLTFPLQSSSVSCSCTTSNPVSTRVVAFNSSQCSHKQTGSAGLGPQRLLLMVVVPMAAVMLIGVLMAARVAKPSAGQEGSALAEDSAVHTIYSQVQRRQKQKGASITEHPSCITIYTTATGQPLDTALVPSTAPCAPRDPLAQPHTLQGHLVQSPSKEPTTVYASVMMPTA